In Candidatus Eisenbacteria bacterium, a single window of DNA contains:
- a CDS encoding transglutaminase-like domain-containing protein has protein sequence MNKELVALISLLGDDDPKILSMVWGHLLKVSDSALPLLEAASEDPDPKIRIRARYAVARIRLDLLEQQFQKLASQDDAVFNFEEALCVMARIEYPRVRPSQIKRKLDLIAEAIQPALAEAQSPREEILAVNTHLFDKLNFTGNTSDYYDPDNNFINMVLKRRTGIPISLSALYVLIGERLGLPIRGVGLPGHFLAKYDTPQMEIYLDPFNRGRLLTKRDCAQILSKAGYYFKEDYISVASSRDIIIRMLRNLVISYSKRQEKTRIRRLTQYMEILQSREKTR, from the coding sequence ATGAATAAAGAGCTCGTGGCACTCATCTCTCTCCTCGGAGATGACGATCCCAAAATCCTAAGCATGGTGTGGGGACACCTGCTGAAGGTGAGTGACAGCGCTTTGCCTTTGCTAGAGGCGGCTTCAGAAGATCCTGATCCGAAGATCCGGATCAGAGCCCGGTATGCCGTGGCGAGGATCCGTCTCGATTTGCTCGAACAGCAATTCCAAAAACTGGCATCACAGGATGATGCCGTCTTTAATTTTGAAGAGGCCCTCTGTGTGATGGCTCGGATCGAGTATCCCCGTGTCCGCCCGTCGCAGATCAAACGCAAACTCGATCTTATCGCCGAGGCGATTCAACCGGCCTTGGCGGAAGCACAGAGTCCCCGCGAGGAGATCCTCGCCGTCAATACGCATCTTTTTGATAAACTTAATTTCACGGGGAACACGAGCGACTATTACGATCCGGACAATAATTTTATCAATATGGTTCTTAAGAGGCGGACCGGGATTCCGATCTCTCTTTCCGCCTTGTACGTTCTCATCGGGGAACGTCTAGGACTGCCTATCAGGGGTGTCGGCCTCCCGGGTCACTTCCTCGCTAAATATGACACACCCCAGATGGAGATTTATCTCGATCCATTCAACCGGGGGCGTTTGCTCACGAAAAGGGATTGTGCGCAGATATTGTCAAAGGCGGGGTATTACTTTAAAGAGGATTATATCTCCGTCGCTTCATCCCGGGATATTATCATCCGGATGCTGCGCAACCTCGTCATCAGTTATTCCAAGCGGCAGGAGAAGACACGCATCCGGCGCCTCACCCAATATATGGAGATTCTCCAGAGCCGGGAGAAGACCCGCTGA
- a CDS encoding saccharopine dehydrogenase NADP-binding domain-containing protein, translating to MKVCVVGAGFQGTACLWDFARQQNITHLGVADKSAEAVAALRSLAWTRDIKAAIIDISNPAACTAFLKDYDVAVSAVPYFYNEGLTRAAIEGGSHLVDMGGNTDVVMAQHALDAEARSAGVSILPDGGLAPGLVGVLAGFLIREERAAEVWMRVGGLPQEPFPPLGYRITFSPYGLLNEYSGDSIMLRNGRITRRPALEEEESITFDGLEELEAALTSGATSTLPFTFEGRIQDLTYKTIRYKGHFAQLRLLRDLGLLDDRSLSIAPPAGGEPSEIPLRDVMARLLTEKIGGTPVPDRILLRVGSRRGGIKGEPARTRVFELHDLYDAASGLTSMQRCTAFPVTVEALMLGSGVIPGPGVLKQEIDVDAVRMLAELRKRGLDLKERVLER from the coding sequence ATGAAGGTCTGTGTCGTGGGGGCCGGTTTTCAAGGGACAGCCTGTTTGTGGGACTTTGCGCGGCAACAAAACATCACGCATCTCGGCGTCGCCGATAAGTCGGCGGAGGCTGTGGCGGCCCTCAGATCGCTTGCGTGGACCCGCGATATCAAGGCCGCCATCATTGACATCTCCAATCCCGCCGCCTGCACCGCCTTCTTGAAGGACTATGATGTCGCCGTCAGTGCCGTTCCCTATTTTTACAACGAGGGATTGACGCGTGCGGCCATCGAGGGTGGTTCTCATCTGGTGGATATGGGCGGCAACACCGATGTGGTGATGGCCCAGCACGCCCTGGACGCCGAGGCTCGCAGCGCCGGCGTCTCTATCCTGCCCGACGGGGGGCTTGCCCCCGGTCTGGTCGGCGTTCTTGCCGGATTCTTGATTCGGGAGGAAAGGGCCGCCGAGGTCTGGATGCGGGTGGGCGGCCTCCCTCAAGAACCCTTCCCCCCGCTCGGATATCGGATCACCTTCTCGCCCTATGGATTGTTAAATGAGTATTCCGGCGATTCCATCATGCTCCGGAACGGCCGGATCACGCGCCGGCCGGCATTGGAAGAAGAAGAGTCTATAACATTCGATGGTCTGGAAGAGTTGGAAGCGGCTCTCACCAGCGGCGCCACTTCCACCCTTCCTTTTACATTCGAAGGCCGGATCCAAGATTTGACCTACAAGACAATCCGCTACAAAGGGCACTTCGCTCAGCTTCGCCTGCTCCGTGACTTGGGATTGCTGGATGACAGATCGCTTTCGATCGCCCCGCCGGCCGGCGGTGAGCCTTCCGAAATCCCGCTTCGGGATGTGATGGCCCGCTTATTGACTGAAAAGATCGGCGGGACGCCCGTTCCCGACAGGATCCTGCTTCGGGTAGGCTCACGCCGGGGCGGGATCAAGGGCGAACCGGCACGGACCCGCGTGTTTGAACTCCACGATCTTTATGACGCCGCCTCCGGTTTGACATCGATGCAACGATGCACCGCTTTCCCGGTAACGGTGGAAGCCCTCATGCTGGGAAGCGGCGTTATCCCGGGACCCGGGGTTCTAAAACAGGAAATTGATGTGGATGCCGTGCGGATGCTGGCGGAACTCAGGAAGCGGGGGCTCGATCTGAAAGAGCGGGTTTTGGAGCGCTAA
- a CDS encoding tryptophanase: MKTIIEPFKIKSVEPIRMTTREERERILREAGYNLFQVRADDVLIDLLTDSGTNSMSAEQWAAIMRGDESYAGSRSFFEFEEVVRSITGFKHIIPTHQGRAAEKIIFTVLHREGAVYLGNTHFDTTRANIEFTGATAKDLPIPEALVPSVRHPFKGNIDLKRLEEELKAAGGHVRAVIMTVTNNSGGGQPVSMTNLKEARRLAHAHDAIFLLDSCRFAENAYFIKHREEGYALKSIKEIAQEMFSLADVSTMSAKKDGLANIGGFLGLHDDQFAQEARNLLILTEGFPTYGGLAGRDLSAIAQGLREVLDEDYLRYRVRSVEYLGDKLDAAGVPLILPTGGHAVYLDAGAFLDHLPRDQFPGWVLANELYLEGGVRGVEIGTVMFGKTDPKTGGQSKPPMELVRLAIPRRVYTQSHIDFLTEVILNVWERRHEFKGLRLTYEAPFLRHFTARFESL, from the coding sequence ATGAAGACGATTATTGAACCCTTCAAGATCAAATCAGTGGAGCCGATCCGGATGACAACTCGCGAAGAGCGGGAAAGGATCCTGCGCGAGGCGGGCTATAATCTCTTTCAGGTGAGGGCGGATGATGTATTAATCGATCTCCTCACCGACAGCGGCACCAACAGCATGTCGGCGGAGCAGTGGGCCGCCATCATGCGCGGGGACGAATCCTACGCCGGGAGCCGTTCCTTCTTCGAATTCGAAGAGGTTGTTCGTTCCATTACCGGATTTAAGCATATTATCCCCACCCATCAAGGCCGGGCCGCCGAGAAGATCATCTTCACCGTTTTACACCGCGAGGGCGCCGTTTATTTGGGGAATACACATTTTGACACGACGCGCGCCAATATCGAGTTTACAGGGGCTACCGCCAAGGATCTGCCGATCCCCGAGGCTTTGGTGCCGTCAGTGCGGCATCCCTTCAAAGGGAATATCGATCTCAAGCGATTGGAAGAGGAACTCAAGGCGGCCGGCGGCCATGTGCGGGCGGTCATCATGACCGTCACAAATAACTCAGGCGGCGGGCAGCCGGTCTCGATGACGAATTTAAAAGAAGCCCGGCGACTGGCGCACGCGCATGATGCGATCTTCCTTCTCGATTCCTGCCGGTTCGCCGAGAACGCCTACTTTATCAAACACCGCGAAGAGGGATATGCATTAAAATCGATTAAGGAAATCGCGCAGGAAATGTTCTCTCTCGCCGACGTTTCCACGATGAGCGCCAAGAAAGACGGATTGGCGAATATCGGAGGCTTCCTCGGACTCCATGATGATCAATTCGCGCAAGAAGCGCGGAATCTTCTTATACTGACCGAGGGTTTCCCGACTTATGGCGGTTTAGCGGGACGAGACCTGTCGGCCATCGCGCAGGGGTTGCGCGAGGTCTTGGATGAGGATTATCTGCGGTACCGGGTACGCTCCGTGGAGTACCTCGGCGATAAATTGGATGCCGCCGGCGTCCCGCTGATCCTTCCGACCGGGGGGCACGCCGTTTATCTCGATGCCGGTGCATTCCTCGATCATCTGCCGCGGGATCAATTCCCCGGATGGGTTCTCGCTAATGAACTCTATTTGGAGGGTGGGGTTCGCGGTGTGGAGATCGGCACCGTCATGTTCGGAAAAACCGATCCTAAGACGGGTGGTCAATCGAAACCACCGATGGAGTTGGTGCGTCTGGCGATTCCCCGCCGGGTCTATACTCAAAGCCACATCGATTTCCTGACCGAGGTCATCCTCAACGTTTGGGAGCGCCGGCATGAATTCAAGGGATTGCGTCTGACCTATGAGGCGCCTTTCCTGAGACACTTTACAGCAAGGTTTGAATCCTTATGA
- the rfaE1 gene encoding D-glycero-beta-D-manno-heptose-7-phosphate kinase produces the protein MNYLEIERVEELLAGFSGKKMLVLGDSMLDRYLWGEASRISPEAPVPIVETHRQTHRLGGAANVARNIAILGGEAVLVSIRGADPEGDLLLSELQSAGLSTDGIVVDPERVTTLKTRVVARHQQILRADRESREEIHGAVLETVLTAIKKAMKGVAGIIFSDYGKGFITASLLNELLPKWREKGIPICVDPKERHFMAYRRVTVIKPNQLEAGTVYGRRISNLQTLEEVGLGLFRHLQPEAILITRGEDGMSLFTKDDRVQHFPTVGKEVFDVTGAGDTVIASLAISLAAGATLPEAVVISNHAAGRVIREVGTAVVRREEILRSFNNRLAGKGTESG, from the coding sequence ATGAATTATCTTGAAATCGAACGGGTCGAAGAGCTGCTCGCCGGATTTTCCGGCAAGAAGATGCTTGTCCTTGGGGATTCGATGTTGGATCGCTATCTCTGGGGGGAGGCGTCGCGCATTTCCCCGGAAGCGCCCGTCCCCATTGTGGAGACACACCGACAAACTCACCGTTTGGGTGGGGCCGCCAATGTTGCCCGGAATATCGCCATACTGGGAGGAGAAGCGGTCTTGGTCTCGATACGGGGCGCCGACCCCGAGGGGGATCTTCTGCTCTCGGAGTTGCAGAGCGCCGGCCTCTCCACCGATGGGATCGTGGTCGATCCCGAGAGGGTGACGACCTTGAAAACACGGGTAGTGGCGCGGCATCAGCAGATTCTGCGGGCTGACCGCGAGAGTCGCGAAGAGATCCATGGGGCCGTATTGGAAACCGTTCTGACAGCGATCAAAAAGGCGATGAAGGGCGTCGCCGGGATCATTTTCTCCGATTATGGAAAGGGGTTTATCACCGCCTCCCTTCTCAATGAACTTCTTCCTAAATGGCGGGAGAAGGGGATTCCCATCTGTGTCGATCCCAAGGAGAGGCATTTCATGGCCTACCGGCGGGTCACCGTGATCAAACCGAATCAATTGGAAGCCGGAACCGTTTATGGGCGGCGGATTTCGAATCTCCAGACGCTGGAAGAGGTGGGCCTCGGTCTTTTCCGCCATCTGCAGCCCGAGGCGATTCTGATCACTCGGGGTGAAGATGGGATGAGCCTCTTTACAAAGGATGACCGGGTTCAACATTTTCCGACCGTGGGGAAAGAGGTGTTTGATGTCACCGGTGCCGGGGATACCGTTATCGCCTCCCTGGCGATTTCGCTGGCCGCCGGGGCGACCCTGCCGGAGGCGGTGGTGATCTCGAACCACGCGGCGGGACGCGTGATCCGCGAAGTCGGCACCGCCGTCGTGCGGAGGGAAGAGATCCTTCGATCCTTCAATAACCGCTTGGCCGGAAAGGGGACCGAGAGTGGCTGA
- the rfaE2 gene encoding D-glycero-beta-D-manno-heptose 1-phosphate adenylyltransferase gives MDWDEAAAWARGIRDQNLTLVFTNGCFDLLHLGHIHLLERAASFGDRLIVGLNTDASVRRLKGPQRPLTAERDRARILIALRPVDGVVLFDEDTPLKLIQTLRPAVLVKGGDYRPETVVGRDDVVGWGGRVEIVPTLEGYSTTRLSGAGWKENEGNSPS, from the coding sequence ATGGACTGGGATGAAGCCGCCGCCTGGGCGCGGGGAATCCGCGATCAAAATCTCACTCTGGTCTTCACGAACGGGTGCTTTGATCTTCTGCACCTGGGACATATCCATCTGCTGGAGCGGGCCGCTTCATTCGGTGACCGGCTCATTGTCGGTTTGAATACCGACGCCTCGGTCCGGCGCCTCAAGGGGCCTCAAAGACCGCTGACCGCCGAGCGGGACCGTGCCCGGATCCTGATCGCCTTGCGCCCTGTTGACGGGGTCGTCCTTTTTGACGAGGATACCCCGTTGAAGCTGATCCAGACCCTGAGACCCGCTGTGCTGGTCAAAGGAGGCGATTACCGGCCGGAAACCGTTGTCGGCCGCGATGATGTCGTGGGATGGGGGGGGCGTGTCGAGATTGTCCCGACGCTGGAGGGCTACTCGACGACCCGCTTGTCAGGGGCCGGCTGGAAGGAAAATGAGGGGAACAGCCCTTCTTGA
- a CDS encoding cyclic 2,3-diphosphoglycerate synthase, with translation MGAGGRDFHNFNAVYRNDSETEIVAITATQIPYISGRTYPPSLAGPNYPEGIPIIEEEDLPELLDKEQIDEVVFAYSDVSNQTIMTKAHQILAMGPDFKLMGPKATMLPSTKPVIAVVAVRTGCGKSPVSRQVTAHLKSRGVRTVAIRHPMPYGDLEKQGVQRFATLDDLVKHACTIEEMEEYEPHIENGTIVMAGVDYGLILKAAEKEADVVLWDGGNNDLSFYKPDLTICVVDPLRPGHETAYYPGHTNFILADVIVINKVDAACLENVQALHAAIQKWNPTATVVEMASPLTVEDPKMITGKRVLCVEDGPTLTHGEMKIGAGVVAAMKFGAAEIVDPRPYLVGELQKTFDKYPGIGCLLPAMGYGEGQVKDLETTINAVDCDVVLAATPVDIRRILKINKPALRVRYEAQSIGQPDLAGILDEFLSKAGVR, from the coding sequence ATGGGAGCGGGAGGGCGTGATTTTCACAACTTCAACGCTGTCTACCGAAACGATTCAGAGACCGAAATCGTCGCCATCACGGCGACTCAAATCCCCTATATCTCCGGCAGGACTTATCCCCCCTCTTTGGCCGGTCCAAATTATCCCGAAGGGATTCCGATTATTGAAGAGGAGGATCTTCCGGAACTCCTCGATAAGGAGCAAATCGACGAGGTGGTCTTCGCCTATAGCGATGTCTCCAATCAAACCATCATGACCAAGGCCCATCAGATCCTGGCGATGGGGCCCGATTTCAAGCTGATGGGTCCAAAGGCCACGATGCTCCCCTCCACCAAACCGGTGATCGCGGTTGTGGCGGTGCGGACCGGGTGTGGAAAGAGCCCGGTGAGCCGCCAGGTGACGGCGCATCTGAAGAGCCGTGGTGTCCGGACGGTCGCCATCCGGCATCCGATGCCTTACGGCGATCTCGAAAAACAGGGCGTTCAAAGATTCGCCACCCTCGATGATCTCGTGAAGCATGCGTGCACGATTGAGGAGATGGAAGAGTACGAACCGCATATTGAGAACGGTACGATTGTCATGGCCGGCGTCGATTACGGACTCATCCTGAAAGCGGCGGAGAAGGAAGCCGATGTCGTTCTTTGGGACGGCGGGAACAACGACCTTTCATTTTACAAACCCGATCTGACGATCTGCGTCGTCGATCCGCTGCGCCCCGGCCACGAAACAGCATATTACCCGGGCCACACAAATTTCATTCTGGCCGATGTGATTGTTATAAATAAGGTCGATGCCGCCTGTCTTGAGAATGTACAAGCTCTGCATGCGGCCATCCAGAAGTGGAATCCCACGGCGACGGTGGTGGAGATGGCCAGCCCGTTGACCGTGGAAGATCCCAAGATGATCACGGGCAAAAGGGTTCTCTGTGTCGAGGATGGACCCACCTTGACCCACGGCGAGATGAAGATCGGCGCCGGTGTTGTGGCGGCGATGAAGTTCGGAGCGGCTGAGATCGTCGATCCCAGGCCTTATCTCGTTGGGGAGTTGCAGAAAACGTTTGATAAATATCCAGGAATTGGATGCCTCCTTCCCGCGATGGGTTATGGGGAAGGCCAGGTGAAGGATTTGGAAACAACCATCAATGCGGTGGACTGCGATGTTGTACTGGCGGCGACGCCTGTTGATATCCGCAGGATTCTCAAAATCAACAAACCGGCCCTCCGGGTCAGGTATGAGGCCCAATCGATCGGGCAGCCGGATCTTGCCGGAATTCTCGATGAATTCCTTTCCAAGGCGGGGGTGCGGTAA
- the sucC gene encoding ADP-forming succinate--CoA ligase subunit beta, whose product MNLHEYQAKEIFSKFGITVKGGELVRSPEEAAAAAERMGGMVVVKAQVHSGGRGKAGGIKLAKTPKEARAAAAAILGLDIRGHEVKKVFVTPAADIDHEYYLGIVLDRAKGLPLIMVSREGGVDIETVAKERPDQLKKFHFHPSVGLRSYDARWLAGGIESDPAGRKSIAAILTKLAKCYVDCDASLTEINPLVRLKDGSFLALDAKMTLDDSGLFKHPDLAELRDMDEEDKDEDRARRDGLSFIRLEGNIGCIVNGAGLAMATMDLVKHFGGEPANFLDIGGSSNPDKVVTALDIITKDPSVKVILFNIFGGITRCDDVAKGLAKALEIKPVALPIVIRLTGTNEAEAREFLKKVSGVEAQGTMEDAVRRAVELTNAGGGAQR is encoded by the coding sequence GTGAACCTTCACGAATATCAGGCGAAGGAAATCTTCTCCAAATTCGGCATTACCGTGAAGGGCGGCGAGCTCGTTCGGTCTCCGGAAGAGGCCGCCGCCGCGGCGGAGCGAATGGGGGGGATGGTTGTTGTTAAAGCGCAGGTCCATTCCGGCGGCCGCGGCAAGGCCGGAGGGATCAAGCTGGCCAAGACGCCCAAAGAGGCCCGGGCCGCCGCCGCAGCGATTCTTGGGCTTGATATCCGGGGGCATGAAGTTAAAAAGGTTTTTGTCACACCGGCGGCTGATATCGATCATGAGTACTACCTCGGTATTGTGCTGGACCGCGCGAAAGGACTGCCCCTGATCATGGTGAGCCGTGAGGGGGGCGTTGACATCGAGACAGTGGCGAAGGAACGGCCGGATCAATTGAAAAAATTTCACTTCCATCCGAGTGTCGGTCTCCGTTCCTACGATGCCCGATGGCTGGCCGGAGGGATCGAAAGCGATCCGGCGGGGCGTAAGTCCATCGCCGCGATTTTAACAAAACTTGCCAAGTGCTATGTCGACTGCGACGCCTCCTTGACGGAGATTAATCCGCTGGTCAGGTTAAAAGATGGCTCTTTCCTGGCCCTTGACGCGAAGATGACGCTGGATGACAGCGGTCTCTTCAAACATCCGGATCTTGCTGAGCTTCGTGACATGGATGAGGAAGACAAGGATGAAGATCGCGCCCGGCGCGACGGTCTTTCCTTTATCCGTCTCGAGGGAAATATTGGCTGCATCGTGAACGGCGCGGGTTTGGCGATGGCGACAATGGACCTGGTAAAACATTTCGGCGGAGAACCGGCGAACTTTCTGGACATCGGCGGATCCTCCAATCCCGATAAGGTGGTGACCGCGCTGGATATCATCACAAAGGATCCCAGTGTCAAAGTTATCCTCTTTAACATTTTTGGTGGGATAACCCGGTGCGATGATGTCGCGAAGGGTCTTGCCAAAGCGCTTGAAATAAAACCGGTGGCCTTGCCTATCGTCATTCGTCTCACGGGTACGAATGAGGCTGAAGCACGCGAGTTCCTGAAGAAGGTCAGCGGAGTGGAGGCGCAGGGAACCATGGAAGATGCTGTTCGGCGTGCTGTTGAGCTGACAAACGCCGGCGGGGGGGCGCAGCGGTGA